The Montipora foliosa isolate CH-2021 chromosome 6, ASM3666993v2, whole genome shotgun sequence genome includes the window TCCACAAACAATCTGGTATATCGTTTTGGGTGGATATCTTTCCTTTGAAGGTTTCGCAACTTCTTGCACAAACTTCGTCAGCCAATAATTAACGCTTAAAGCATCCATTTGAAGTAAAGGAATTTCCAACGACTGAACTTTGTGCAGATCATATTCTTTAAAAAGACCACCTGGTTCCAGCGTTGCTACTTTCGGAAATCGGGCTTTTCCCCACTCTTCAAAAATACGAGCcgcccatttgtttttgtatcgcGTCGACTTTGGAATAGCATTTAAGACACACCTTTCCTCATCCTCAACGGATTTCGGTTGTCGAAATCGGTATTCTGCCATTTTCGAGAGCAACGTGCTTGCTCAGAACTCACAATTTAACACCGTGGTATGCATATCCAAATGAAATTCAGTATTATCAGTGGCCAGCATgcagcaagtaggtgacaaATTCCAGTAAGCAGCAAGTAGGTGACACATTCGAATTCCGCttgccaaaaacaatatttcaattcaaaaaactcattgaaatgataattaaaactaattttctttgttagagaagtaatttcaaaaactcgtgcttcgggtttcatcaggtttccaaacgctcgaaaacaataaaaccactcggcctgcggcctcgtggtttcaaatgttttctctcgtttggaaacctgatgaaaccctcgcactcgtttttgaaatagtacTAGAAACGGTTTGTAGCaaagccagagtcgcacgggaacttgctagtcaattctattcggacgtcacgggatcgaatccaatatcactataaaaaacagaacaacattgaaaacaattttgcgaaaacaagcaaatgataacgttgtgtgacgactatcgtggaactgtgggctatgttctgtttcgttttaattgtattgcggaggtttttacgaagtaaacattaaaatgtgcttTTAAAATGAGGAGCTCAGCGGATCTTCAGTGTCTCAAGGAGTTAGTGTATATTTCCCACAAAAATTCCAATTTCAGTCtcaaattctcttaatttcgaaaaacaaagatgTCTCTTTCGTAGATTCCgtataaatgaaagaaagatgccaaacattcgaatataacattacaggagaataacgtcaaaaattgaaacaaaaaaaaattggaaaaaaaagacaccccgaccccgaccccggccccgaccccagccccggccccggccccgaccccggccccgcgttttggctactacccatGGCTACagtaccaattaacaaagacagagataacgaggattttgcaaccatttaacgtttcaattcatactaaaacaaaaggaagaatttggattaaaatggagttcaattccGAAAAGAGtatttcactcctccaacatggctgctgtttctttgtttcactcagtccaacatggccgccatgacgtcatgtggaAACACTCTATATGAATTACTGATATTTCCGATCCCCCTCCAGGATCTTGTACAACAGCCAGCACCCCACCTACCTCTAAAGAGCCAACGTATTTTCGCCATGTTTCACAATTTAACAAAGATGCATTTCTGCAAGTCTAGTTAAATATCGACTTCACCAACCTTGTTACGAATGATGTTAATGTTAGCATTTGGAAAATTTTAAACGAATTACGTTTGATTACGGACACTCATGCTTCTTTGtgaaaagcttcaaaataaaagagaaggCAGCTTGGTAAACCGTGGATTTCAAAGACCATCCCAACGTCAATTAAACGTAAGCAGAAGCTATTGAAAACGCATTACTTTAGAAGTAGTATACGGAATAGTGGTTCTACGTCCGGTGGAGCTGTGGAGCCCTGAAGctccctaaccctaaaccctagcAACGAACCCTAAACCCTAATCTTAAGTCAGACCAACTTTCCGTTTTTCCAACCGAAATTTGCACTTCTTATGGAGCTAGGGTTACGTGTTCAAaacttgcccctaatttatgcacacccCATTCGCCTTCTCGTCACGTGTACGTACGTGACTGGCATCTCATTAGCCTAACCCTAATTTATGGGATGCACGTGATGTTATACGTGTCTCATAAGGTTACGGTGCGTTGCGTCGTGGCCAACTTGCCCTTAATTTATACACGCCCTTATCACAGACTACTCAACGGCAGTACCATCATGTAAGAAGTGGTAcacgaaaacttgaaaaaatagtttttaaacACGTTTGGGTGAAGGGTTAGGACTAAAAGATATGTAAACCTGCGTATCATCTGCATAAAAGAGAACTTCAGGCAAGTGAGTTTTAACAATCTCAAAAAGCTTACTCGCATACAGCGTAAACAGAATGGGACCTAGACAGGAACCTTGCGGTAATTCTTCGACGCTTAACAGGCGCATGACGACCAAGTAGAGAGCGTAAAATATTATCAAATAAAGCACACAGCTGATCGGGATCATCAGTATCACTCGTACAGAGATCGCTAGTACTAATTGACAACTTATTGAAGTTTTCTAAAcgaaacatattgaactttaaGAGGAGATAAGCAGAGTACGGTGGACGATAGATAATATAACAAGTCTGAAACGTAATGAGCCAGCGGTGACAAGATACTCCGAGAGTCCAAGGAAAATCCTTGAGGTAGATTcgattttggagaccgtgatATTTTCCATGAACAAAAGAGGCGTGCCACCCCCTGTACGATCACACCGTGGGCTGTGATATAATTTATAGCCAGATGGAGTTAACTCTTTGCATACTGCACACTCATTGGATGATAGCCAATTTTCAGTTATAGCAAATAAATCCGCGTTGCTTTCATTAACGTAGTCGACATAAATTGCAGATTTGTTCACTATACAGCGAGCATTCAGCGTGCATATAGTCAGATTATTAATCGACCGCACAAGATGAAGACCGGAGTCACTCTTTATCTGCACAATGAAGGTTGTGGGGGTTACAGAGATGATGAAGTCTATGAATATTACATCCGTTTCGATTAGTAGTAAACGATGTGATACAAGGGCCAGGATTTGGATTAATGTCACCACTGGTTGCCAAACGAAGACGAACGACATTGAAGGTGGAAGTAGAGTTCGGTGTGTATATCAACAATATTTACATTTCGCTCTTCTGTTTACTCAGGAAGCCAATGTTCGAGAATGCTTTTTACATAGATCGTTTCAAAACAACCTTTTTGGATTAAACTTTGTTTAAAGAGAAGAACTTCTCGCAAATATCGCAAACAATTTCTTATCAGCTAAGAGCAGGCATAGCGGCAAGAATATTAGTTAAGTAGTACGTAATTAAACAATTTGCGCTGAAACAATCAGCTTGTAATAGGATGGTTTCACTTCATTCAATAAAGCATTTGAAATGCACGTTCTGTTTCTTTATTTACCTGCATCACAGAAATTGTTGACTCCAGCTTGACTAAAAACAAGAAACCAATTACAGATATGTGTAAGATCGTTATATCCAAAACAAACTTATCGTCAAACAGACCTTCTTTCAGGCGTCTTCTCATAAAGTTTGTTAGCGTATGCTATGCTTGATCGATAAACGAATCAAACGGTATGCAAATAAATcgtaaacttgtgtaaagtaaGGATTATCGCTTTGGATGGTAAACAATAGCGCTACTCAAGTACTTGGTCCTGCATGAGTGAGTTTAACGGAGATATGACCAAAGCACAACTAGAATGGACTGGCTTCCGCAGCTTATCGACGATGAGcgaaaaagactgaaaaatCAAGGATTTCCCTGAGATCGTAGGCTGTAACACTAGAACATCTTTCCCTTGAAACAAATTAATAATGGCTTCCAGTTGTGTTTCTCTAAATTTCTCGATATGAAATCGCTCTAACACACACTtataaagaagaagaaaactccGGGGCACAGCAGGGGCACTAatatccgccatgttggatagACGAGTGACAGAATTCACCAATCACAGGGAAGCCTTTTCCATTTGAGCAGCCTTGGCGGCGATTGGTCAAAAAATACAATGTGTagaccagtgatccagccgtggTGTGGGGCGAGGAACGCGGGctcacaaaacggctggaaatcgagcctaaagagaagcctgaaaaattcaggacttcaacggggtttgaacccgtgacctcgcgattccggtgcgacgctctaaccaactaagctatgaaaccactgacgttgggagctggtcatctgtgggttctaatggtcccgtgaggaatgaatcaatgatgaaatggtattctcggttttcacatgacgtcacgaccgccatgttggtgcccctaaacaaagaagcggcggccatgttggtgcccctaccaaatcctccgggaatttaactctactattatgcaaacgcttccttttgttttcgttgaaaaacatggctgttgatcacgtgagtgaaaaccagcaatatgaaatgaatcatatatgaactgcggatatgaaatcaagtgaagctatgatcttcgcagttatgagcgtaatttttgcaattgcgtagagaagcctgaaaaattcgggctttcaacggggtttgaacccgtgacctcgcgattccggtgcgacgctctaacaaactgagctatgaagccacccaACGTCCGACACTGCTGAGACTGACTTGCTAAATTTAAACTTAGTCGATttaatttctttgtatttttgaGAGGCAAtccctggtttccttagtctcgATAAaatctcgtgaaaaatgataaaaCGAGGCTAgctaggctaattaacacaaagacaaaaaaataatttgttggcggccatttttgcattcggtcaatacaGCGTGAAAGAGTTGCACGAAACTGTTAACAAGTAGATGAAATTTAACATACGATTTTGCACGGGCGAGACTAATTACAAGCAAATGAGATTAACAGGCAAATACACAGAGTTACACGTGCAAACCTAATTCACAAAGTTGTGATCAGATAACAGGGATGTTTCGGTCTTacgggcctcatcagtgcagtgctgacaTCAACGTGGGAGGTTAAACTAAAAAAAGCCatcccaaatgtcccacacatgtggtacatctaaggcatgccagagtgctcaaactaagGAGCATGTGCatttgctagcggcaatgactcatcccagtagagtgctatATTTGAGCATGAAAGCAAATGTATGTCTAAATTTCAacgttacactcactatggctgatgaTGAAGTTTGAAACATTGAAACATGTTCCtttgtggttgtatttttaaaaatattagtgaCACTTAAGCTATCCAGAGCATTTGGAAAATATTCTTTCCCCATTTAACtgatgtttttcaatttttcatccATTAATTGTTACTGTTATTTATATACAGCGTACGTGACgcattttattgtttatttcacAGTGCACTCCAAGAACATCGTATTATCAATCTTGTCTATTTACCTTTGTTTTTTAAACTGCCCCtgtaaccaaaaaaacaattcatatttttctttggatttcaaaactatgttaacaaaacactaagtgacccacgttttaagccttgatttcaaaaagacacctctttattttaactgtaattttcctacttaatggtccgccattactaacattatgttcttgagagagctagaagaggagaaaatgacgtcaaaggctcactagtttaagaatgcaatacgtgtgtacgccgcagaattaatatgcagcacgggggttttgggctttcagacttttaaactcacgctttgcatatataataagctgcgttcacacgttgaaattttaagctagtgagcctctgacgtcacttttccctggatccaaccctctgaggtccaatcggtcagttttgaactaacctgcgatcaggcgtacttttccttagacatggtgggaaaaggtacgcctgatacaatttcttaacgagtcgtctgctcgtagtccagaatctggactttactctgattggccgaaaaacaatagagcttttggagcctcgctccgattggttacagaattgcaaatcatacttcttgtaaatcggttaacagctgatgaaattatGGCCGCCAAGAAGGATTTCAACACAAgtgatgtttaggctctgtttacagctgctgttgcttcgactttagatttttttaaaaaacctttaaaggaagagcggagagaatgcatccgaagaatgGTTTGAGTAAAAGACATTACAGTTTTACTTCCTACGGGATTTCGCAATAGTGTTATTAATACAGGCCCGAACATTCTAGAAGAAAATACATCGTTCTTCTTCCACaaactcgaaaacgtttgtagttgtggcaagtcctttggaatatattcggaagcaacaagttgtgaatccaaaaagaaccgaatagaactttagggctgccacattcggggaatctgccgagcttgacagagaaattcgacacTGTTTACGGAATCGCTGAATAATCTGAACACACTTCTAACAAAATGATAGCtgagtagctgctgctgaaaaactagaatttctcaaagtccattttcctcatatctatttttatagcatcttttattggcatctcaaatattcgagtttaaataaagtttgttgtactgttgattgcgcctgatgatgacatgaagaattcgggctttttaataataataataataataataataataataataatgcagttCTGGGGCATTACACTATGTCTCAATGCccttacaaatttacaaatatagaaaaataaataaaatagttaagttaagatgcaaaaagttaaaattattggttaaataaataaatctttaGTCCTCTTTTAAATGTCTCCAGAGAAGGTGAATTCCGTAAGTCCCTAGGGAGATCGTTCCAAAGGCGAGGAGCACACACTGAGAACGCTTTTCCACCATAGTTCTTGGTTTTAAAGGTGGGGGTCTCGAGCTTAAGGCTGTCCTGGTAATTAGAGCGCAAAATGCGAGATGATCTTTT containing:
- the LOC138005057 gene encoding uncharacterized protein is translated as MAEYRFRQPKSVEDEERCVLNAIPKSTRYKNKWAARIFEEWGKARFPKVATLEPGGLFKEYDLHKVQSLEIPLLQMDALSVNYWLTKFVQEVAKPSKERYPPKTIYQIVCGLRRFMEENNEKLDFNPLDASDKRHVFWGLQ